AGGCGTCTTCTTTATTTCCAGCGTGTATGGCAGACTGCTCGGGAGGTCGCATTAAGCCATCGGATAAAATGACCCAGGCAACCGTCCAATCACTCGAGCGCGGTCTCGCCGTTTTATTGTTGTTCACGGACGAACGGTGTCCGTCGATTCGCATCGATGATGTGATGGCGGTTCTGGGCGTTCCCAGAAGTACAGCCTATCGTCTGGTCGGGGTCCTCAAGAGACGCGGCTTTCTCCAGCAAGGAGCCGAACGGGGCACGCTCCAGCTCGGGCCGCAGATCGCCTCGCTCGGGCGCCGGGCCAGCCTGGACTTCGATCTCGGCGTGTACGCCCAGCCGTTTCTCCGCCGGCTGGCGATGCAGACGCGCGAGACCGCGCTCGTCGCGGTCCTTGCCGGCAATCGCGCCATCTGCACCGAATGCGTCGAAAGCGAGGAGATGGTCCGGCTCGTCGTGGAGAAGGGCATGAGCGGGCCGCTGCATGCGTGCTCGGCCGGCAAGGCCATCCTGGCAGGCATGCCGCCGCGCGAACGGGAGCGCTTCCTCATAGGCCCGCTCATCGGCGACATCGACGAGCTTCGCGCCGAGCTCGATCAAATCCGCCACGACGGTTTCGCCATGAGCGTCGGCGAGCCCGATCCGGATTCGCTGAGCGTGAGCGTGCCCGTCTGGTCGGTCGAGCGCCAGCTGCTGGGAACCCTATGCCTGGCCGGACCGGCCTTCCGGCTCACGCGCGAGCGCGCCCGGGACCAGGTCGCACCCCTTCAGCAGACCGCACGGGCCATCGCCGCCTCCCTGGCGGAGGCGCAGGGCTTGACCATTCCGGCACGGTGGAGCCGCGCCCTGGTCGAGACCGCCGAGACTGCCTGAC
Above is a genomic segment from Geminicoccaceae bacterium SCSIO 64248 containing:
- a CDS encoding IclR family transcriptional regulator; the encoded protein is MTQATVQSLERGLAVLLLFTDERCPSIRIDDVMAVLGVPRSTAYRLVGVLKRRGFLQQGAERGTLQLGPQIASLGRRASLDFDLGVYAQPFLRRLAMQTRETALVAVLAGNRAICTECVESEEMVRLVVEKGMSGPLHACSAGKAILAGMPPRERERFLIGPLIGDIDELRAELDQIRHDGFAMSVGEPDPDSLSVSVPVWSVERQLLGTLCLAGPAFRLTRERARDQVAPLQQTARAIAASLAEAQGLTIPARWSRALVETAETA